In the Thermodesulfobacteriota bacterium genome, TCGTGCAGGTGCCCCTTCAGCGCGATCAGGATGGCGGACATCTGGGCGTAGGCGTCGAACGCCTCGCGGGTCACGGAGTCGGCCAGGGCGGACTCCCGGAACTCGGCGATGAAGGCGCCGACGGTCTTCCCGTGGACGCGGCAGGGGGCCGCGAAAAGCGCCTTGCTCTCGTGCTCGAAACGCCACGCGGGATCCGCCAGACGGGGGTCTCCGCCAGGCAGGACGGCCGTTCCCGAGAACGCCGCGCCGACGACCGGCAGCGTGCCCTTCGCGTACAGCTCCTTGATGAAGCTTCCGGAAAGCCCGCGCTGCGCGAACACGGACGGGGCCTGTTGCTTATCGAGCGTCAGGATGGAGACCGAGTGGAGCGGGTAGCTGTCCATCAGCACTCCCAGGAAATGGTTGGCCTGGGTTTCCTCGGATTCCCGCTTCCCGAGGAAGGCAAGGTAATCGTTTCCGATCTGCTCGCGCGTGCTGGCTGGACTCATGGATGTCGTTCCTGTCTTTGGATGAAAATCTTTCGGATTTCGAAAGGATTACTTATAAATATAGATAAAGCTTAGCTGCCGGCCGGTCAAGGTTTTTTCACGCCGGAACGAGTGGAAGCGGGGGGAGCAGATCGTGCAGGGGCCGATTCCCTCCGCCCGGGATGGGTCGATCCCCGCCTCGGCGACCGCGGCCAGGGCGATCGCCCGCAGGTCCGCGAACCACTTCCCCGGCGCGCCGCCCCGCCGCAATCCCGACCCCCCGGCCACGCCGGAGAGTGCGTCGGCCGTCTCCTCCCCCACCTCGTAGCAGCAGCACAGGGCGCACGGCCCCGCGGACGCTACCAGGCCGTAAGTGCCCTTTTCTCCTGCCTTTTCCATCAATGTCCGGACGGCCTCCTGCACGATCCCCGCGGCGAGCCCCCGCCATCCCGCGTGCACCGCGGCGACCAGGGGGATCTCCCGATGTGCGAAAAGGATTGGGACGCAGTCCGCCGTATGGACCCCGACCCCCGTGCCGGCCGCGACCGTCCAGAGAGCGTCGCCCTCCCGCTTACGGCAGCCGGGATAGTCTCCGTCTTCGGGCCCGTACGCCAGGACATCCGCGGAATGAACCTGC is a window encoding:
- a CDS encoding polyphenol oxidase family protein, with protein sequence MRPLPYFIQSPLLRTVPGVYHAFLGIDPVEGRGREERLREVFSIPPETVGTLKQVHSADVLAYGPEDGDYPGCRKREGDALWTVAAGTGVGVHTADCVPILFAHREIPLVAAVHAGWRGLAAGIVQEAVRTLMEKAGEKGTYGLVASAGPCALCCCYEVGEETADALSGVAGGSGLRRGGAPGKWFADLRAIALAAVAEAGIDPSRAEGIGPCTICSPRFHSFRREKTLTGRQLSFIYIYK